A window of Citrus sinensis cultivar Valencia sweet orange chromosome 7, DVS_A1.0, whole genome shotgun sequence contains these coding sequences:
- the LOC102621370 gene encoding DNA-directed RNA polymerase II subunit 4: protein MSGEEEENAAELKIGDEFLKAKCLMNCEVAIILDHKYEQLQQTSDDPMNQVSQVFEKSLQYVKRFSRYKNPDAVRQVREILSRYQLAEFELCVLGNLCPETVEEAIAMVPSIKTRGRAHDDEAIEKMLNDLSLIKKFE, encoded by the exons ATGtctggagaagaagaagagaacgCGGCCGAGCTTAAAATTGGAGACG AGTTTTTGAAGGCCAAGTGTTTGATGAATTGTGAAGTAGCAATAATTCTTGATCACAAGTATGAGCAGCTTCAGCAGACTTCTGATGATCCCATGAATCAAGTTTCCCA AGTGTTTGAGAAATCACTGCAGTATGTGAAGCGCTTTAGTCGCTACAAGAATCCTGATGCTGTTAGACAAGTGCGAGA AATCCTTAGTAGATACCAGTTGGCTGAATTCGAG CTGTGTGTACTTGGAAATCTTTGCCCTGAGACCGTGGAGGAAGCCATTGCTATGGTACCTTCTATAAAG ACCAGGGGACGAGCTCACGATGACGAGGCAATTGAGAAAATGTTGAATGACTTGTCACTGATAAAGAAATTTGAGTAA